From Zea mays cultivar B73 chromosome 3, Zm-B73-REFERENCE-NAM-5.0, whole genome shotgun sequence:
ACATCATCACTCGCTCGTCTCCGCAGCCATCGACCTCACTCACTAGCTAGCGCTAGCTTCCAGCAGCAGCAGCCTTGTCGTGCAACAGCAGCACCAGGACCAGGCTACCACCAGTTAGCTGCTGCCTGCTGGGGACCTGGGGTACGGTTGTTGTTGTTCCGTGACTCTCGTCGCACAACACAATGCCGGCCATGGTAGAGGAGGGGCTCGTCAGGCGGGCGGCGCCCGAGCCGCACTTCCTGGTGGTGACCTTCCCGGCGCAGGGCCACATCAACCCGGCGCGCCACCTCGCGCGCCGCCTGCTACGCGCCACGGGGGCGCGGGTCACCGTCTGCACGGCCGTGTCCGCGCTCCGCAAGATGTTCCCGGGCGCCGAGGCAGACGCGGAGGAGGGCCACCGCGACGGCGCGGGGGTGCGGTACGTGCCCTACTCCGACGGCTACGACGACGGCTTCGACGGCGCCGTGCACGACGCCACGCGCTACATGGACCAGGTCAAGGTCGTGGGGTCCCGCACGCTGGGGGACGTCCTGGCCCGCCTCCGCGGCGCGGGCAGGCCCGCCACGCTCGTCGTGTACACGCTGCTGCTGTCGTGGGTGGCCGACGTGGCGCGCGCCCACGCCGTGCCCGCCGCGCTCTACTGGATCCAGCCGGCCACCGTGCTCGCCGTCTACCTGCACTTCTTCCGCGCCACGGGCGGCGTCGACGCGGCCGTCGCCGCGGCGGGCGGCGACCCGTGGGCGGGCGTCCGGTTCCCGGGCCTCCCGCCGCTCCGCGTCCGCGACCTGCCGTCGTTCATCGTCTCCACCTCCGAGGACGACCCCTACGCGTTCGTCGCCGACGCGTTCCGCGAGCTCGTCGGGCGgctggacggcggcgaggacagcCCCAGCGTGCTGGCCAACACGTTCGACGCCGTGGAGCCCGAGGCGGTGGCGTCGCTGCGGGAGCACGGCGTGGACGTGGTCCCCGTCGGCCCCGTCCTCTCCTTCCTGGACGACGACGCGGCGGCCGGCGGCAACAACGACCTGTTCACGCAGGACGGCAAGGGCTACCTCGAGTGGCTGGACGCACAGGCGCCGGGCTCCGTGGTGTACATCTCGTTCGGGAGCCTGTCGGTGATGCGCAGGCGGCAGATCGAGGAGGTGGCGCGGGGGATGTCCGAGAGCGGCCGCCCGTTCCTGTGGGTGCTGCGGGAGGACAACCGCAGAAGCGAGggcgccgacgccgacgccgcgACGCTGGCCGGCGGCGGGCGCGGCATGGTGGTGGGGTGGTGCGACCAGGTGCGGGTGTTGTCGCACCCGGCCGTGGGCTGCTTCGTCACGCACTGCGGCTGGAACTCCACGCTGGAGAGCACGGCGTGCGGCGTCCCCGTCGTGTGCGTGCCGCAGTGGACGGACCAGGGCACCAACGCGTGGCTGGTGGAGAGGATCGGGACCGGCGTCAGGGCCGCCGTCAGCGACAAGGACGGGGTGCTGGAGGCCGGCGAGCTGCGGAGGTGTATCGACCTCGCTACCTCCGACATGGTGCGCGCCAAGGCCGCCGTGTGGAGGGAGAAGGCGCGCGCCGCCGCGTCGAAGGGCGGCTCGTCGGAGAGGAACCTCAAGGCGTTCGTCGCCAAGCAGATCGCCGGCGGGAATAACTAGGCCGTCAGCTCTCGTGCGGTCGACATAGGTTATGGGACTCGATCTACAACTGTACTTAATTAATTGTTGCTCTAAGCGCATGTGCAAGTGCAAACATGTGTGTCAACGTGATAATATTGATATTCTCTGCAGGTGTGTGTCTACGTGATAATTTATATAATTCTCACTTAATATTATGAGTCCATGTGAAGTGAACTGCTGGCATCACGTGAATAACGGAACCAGGGAGCAGTCACTGTCTCACTTGAAAAGCACATTTTGTTTGAACTAGGCCAGCTCTAGACGCGACCATAAGAGACCAGGTAGTTTAGGCCGGGTCTCTTTGGAACATAGAACAATCATCGATACGTAGGACCAGGCAAACATATGTCGCAGCACCTACAGGGATCGAGAAAACATGGAAATTTTTAAGAAAGTGTTTGTAAGTTTATTGGATGCAAAATATTTGGAGAACACACAAGGAATCGAAAATATATCTAAGAGGTTGTTGGACCTCATGTTCAAGTTCCTCCAGAATTCCAATGAGTACTATATGTTGACCACAATAAAATTTCCGACGGCTTAGGTCATCGAACACAACCTATGAGCCATCGGAAATAGATTATTTATGACCCAGAGGGGTCATGTGGCACTGCTCCCACTGACCCACGATATGCCATGTGCTCCTTCTAGAATATGCAATGTCGTAAAGGCATCACAGTGCAACAACAGGACCATAACCCTCCGTAAAGCGCCACTTCCCTAGCCGCTGTTCAGACAACACGCCAGATTGCTAACCTACATCCTGGTGACCTGGCCCATTCATCACCGGGCAATATGTTAATCGGGAGGTAaaagagcacaaaagaatgatgaaaagaaacCTATGTACAGGAGACGCaaaggagggggaggggggagaAGGGGGGAAGGGATGCTATCTAATGACTCGATCATTAGATAAGCAAACACGCTCCCATCATCAGCAAAAGCATCGAGTTCAAGTTGTGTGTATACGCCAAGGGCTCGCGGCAAAAGGCAAAAAAAAGTCAGCGTTCCTCATTCATCAAATCCCCTTCGGCAATCCCGAGACTTGTTCCTGCTGGAAGATTTGATTGCATCAGCAATCATGAGGGCTACCGTGGCCTTATGGAGGGCAAGGTCAGCCTTCTGCATCAGGCAGTGAGCCTTTTCCCTCTTGAGCTTCGCCATGGCAGCAGCGTGCTGTGCTGCGCTTGCAGCATCCCGCAGTTTGAGCTCCTCAATATCAACAGGGGGCGAGCCCGGAAAGAGATGCTTTGAGTTCTGCCAGTCATGAATGACAGTGTTCCAATGGTCAGATGCGCTCCGTTTAACTCTCTGAGGGCGGAAGGAAGGCGACGGCTGGTGATCATCAGAGAAAGCAACGGTTGCACTCCTTTTGACAATATTTGTCCTGAAAAATCTTGGTGTAGAACTTTCCGAGGACTCAAATGCCCGAAGAGAACCTGTTCTTGTAGAGAACCTGGGAGAGTACCCTGTTAGGGAATAAAGAGAACCAATGTCATATAATTCGC
This genomic window contains:
- the LOC103649667 gene encoding UDP-glycosyltransferase 75C1, producing the protein MPAMVEEGLVRRAAPEPHFLVVTFPAQGHINPARHLARRLLRATGARVTVCTAVSALRKMFPGAEADAEEGHRDGAGVRYVPYSDGYDDGFDGAVHDATRYMDQVKVVGSRTLGDVLARLRGAGRPATLVVYTLLLSWVADVARAHAVPAALYWIQPATVLAVYLHFFRATGGVDAAVAAAGGDPWAGVRFPGLPPLRVRDLPSFIVSTSEDDPYAFVADAFRELVGRLDGGEDSPSVLANTFDAVEPEAVASLREHGVDVVPVGPVLSFLDDDAAAGGNNDLFTQDGKGYLEWLDAQAPGSVVYISFGSLSVMRRRQIEEVARGMSESGRPFLWVLREDNRRSEGADADAATLAGGGRGMVVGWCDQVRVLSHPAVGCFVTHCGWNSTLESTACGVPVVCVPQWTDQGTNAWLVERIGTGVRAAVSDKDGVLEAGELRRCIDLATSDMVRAKAAVWREKARAAASKGGSSERNLKAFVAKQIAGGNN